In Blautia sp. SC05B48, a single genomic region encodes these proteins:
- a CDS encoding aspartate aminotransferase family protein: MKLEETGLTFEDIKEKVNKYMIETYERMDFLAESAKDQYIYNEKGEKYLDFYAGIAVNSAGSCNEKVVKAVVDQAQTLMHTFNYPYTIPQALLAEKVCTTIGMDKIFFQNSGTEANEAMIKMARKYGIEKYGPNRYHIVTAKMGFHGRTFGAMSATGQPGNGCQVGFGPMTYGFSYAPYNDLEAFKDACTENTIAIMIEPVQGEGGVHPATMEFMKGLREFCDENDMLLLIDEVQTGWCRTGKVMSYMHYGIKPDIVSMAKALGGGMPIGAICATEEVAKAFTPGSHGTTFGGHPVSCAAALAEVGELLDRDLAGNAEKMGTYFMEKLAKIPHVKEVRGQGLLVGVEFDDAIYGVDVKHGCLDSHLLITAIGVHTIRMVPPLIITEENCDQAAAIIEETVKALSE; the protein is encoded by the coding sequence ATGAAGCTGGAAGAAACAGGACTGACATTTGAGGATATCAAGGAAAAAGTAAACAAATACATGATCGAGACCTATGAGAGAATGGATTTTCTGGCAGAAAGTGCAAAAGACCAGTATATCTACAATGAGAAGGGCGAAAAATATCTGGATTTTTATGCAGGTATCGCAGTAAACTCCGCAGGAAGCTGTAATGAGAAGGTAGTAAAAGCGGTTGTAGACCAGGCACAGACATTGATGCATACCTTCAACTATCCGTATACCATTCCTCAGGCTCTTCTTGCTGAAAAGGTCTGCACAACCATCGGAATGGATAAGATCTTTTTCCAGAACTCCGGTACAGAGGCAAATGAGGCTATGATCAAAATGGCAAGAAAATACGGAATCGAAAAATATGGTCCGAACCGTTATCATATCGTAACTGCAAAAATGGGATTCCATGGAAGAACCTTTGGTGCCATGTCCGCCACCGGACAGCCGGGAAACGGATGCCAGGTTGGCTTCGGTCCTATGACCTACGGATTTTCCTATGCACCGTACAATGATCTTGAGGCTTTCAAGGATGCCTGCACGGAAAATACCATTGCCATTATGATAGAGCCTGTACAGGGCGAGGGTGGTGTCCATCCGGCAACCATGGAATTTATGAAGGGACTTCGGGAATTTTGTGATGAGAACGATATGCTCCTTCTTATTGATGAGGTTCAGACAGGCTGGTGCAGAACCGGTAAGGTGATGAGCTATATGCATTACGGGATCAAACCGGATATCGTGTCCATGGCAAAGGCCCTTGGAGGAGGTATGCCGATCGGCGCGATCTGCGCTACAGAGGAAGTGGCAAAAGCATTCACACCTGGTTCCCACGGAACAACCTTCGGCGGACATCCGGTTTCCTGTGCTGCGGCACTTGCAGAGGTTGGTGAACTTCTCGACAGAGATCTGGCTGGCAATGCGGAAAAAATGGGTACTTATTTTATGGAAAAACTTGCAAAGATCCCTCATGTAAAAGAAGTCCGCGGGCAGGGCCTTCTGGTAGGCGTGGAATTTGATGATGCTATTTACGGTGTGGATGTAAAGCATGGCTGTCTGGACAGCCATCTTCTGATCACTGCAATCGGAGTACATACCATCCGTATGGTACCGCCGCTGATCATTACAGAGGAGAACTGTGATCAGGCGGCTGCCATCATTGAAGAGACAGTAAAAGCACTTTCAGAATAA
- a CDS encoding amino acid ABC transporter permease has product MLGFSITDPSNSLEWMIFLAKKYSGMFLEGTWLTLYIAVAGTILGFLLGYIIGIIQDIRINEGDSILKKGIFKILKAICRIYVEVFRDTPMIVQAMVLYYGIRQANVNITPLFAGVMVTVLNTGAYMAETVRAGIGSIDMGQREGAWAMGMSPMKTMIYVVLPQAFKNIIPEMANTFLTNLKMTSVLNVIAVQELFMAAKTVGGNYYKYFESYLVIAVIYFVLCFVFNRLFTFLEKKMKKTENYALAVEYMDNP; this is encoded by the coding sequence ATGTTAGGCTTTTCAATTACAGATCCGTCTAATTCCCTGGAATGGATGATCTTTCTGGCAAAAAAATATTCCGGCATGTTTCTGGAAGGAACCTGGCTGACTCTCTATATAGCTGTAGCAGGAACCATTCTTGGTTTCCTGCTGGGCTATATCATCGGTATCATCCAGGATATCCGTATCAATGAAGGCGACAGCATTCTGAAAAAAGGAATTTTTAAAATTTTAAAGGCAATCTGCAGGATCTATGTGGAGGTTTTCAGAGATACGCCTATGATCGTTCAGGCGATGGTCCTGTATTATGGTATCCGTCAGGCAAATGTGAATATTACACCATTGTTTGCAGGTGTTATGGTAACGGTACTGAACACCGGAGCCTACATGGCAGAAACTGTCAGAGCCGGCATCGGTTCCATTGATATGGGGCAGAGGGAAGGCGCCTGGGCCATGGGAATGTCACCTATGAAGACCATGATCTACGTGGTACTTCCGCAGGCTTTCAAAAATATCATCCCGGAGATGGCAAATACATTTCTTACAAATCTGAAAATGACTTCCGTTCTGAATGTTATTGCAGTCCAGGAGCTGTTTATGGCAGCAAAGACAGTAGGCGGAAATTATTATAAATATTTTGAATCCTATCTTGTGATCGCAGTGATCTATTTTGTACTCTGTTTTGTATTCAACCGTCTGTTTACTTTCCTTGAGAAGAAAATGAAAAAAACAGAGAACTATGCACTTGCAGTGGAATATATGGACAATCCGTAA
- a CDS encoding amino acid ABC transporter ATP-binding protein has translation MMGDAIISVEELSKSFGQHEVLRKIDFNVEPGEIICIVGSSGSGKSTLLRCINKLETQTSGKIRYHGKEIGAVQKEINDYRSKVGMVFQSFNLFNNMTVLQNCMLCTRKVLHLSKEEAFDRAITHLKQVGMAPFINANPTQLSGGQKQRVAIARSLCMNPEVLLFDEPTSALDPEMVGEVLNVMKELATTGLTMIIVTHEMAFARDVSTRTIFMDQGYIVEDAPPAELFKNPKNARTREFLSRYLAG, from the coding sequence ATTATGGGTGATGCAATCATATCCGTTGAAGAATTAAGTAAATCTTTTGGACAGCATGAGGTACTTCGGAAAATTGATTTCAATGTGGAGCCTGGAGAGATCATCTGTATCGTAGGTTCCTCCGGTTCCGGAAAATCCACGCTGCTCCGCTGCATCAACAAACTGGAAACCCAGACCAGCGGAAAGATCCGATACCACGGAAAAGAGATCGGGGCAGTACAGAAGGAGATCAATGATTACCGGTCAAAGGTGGGCATGGTTTTTCAGTCTTTTAATCTTTTTAATAACATGACAGTTCTTCAGAACTGTATGCTCTGTACAAGAAAGGTTCTCCATCTGTCAAAAGAGGAAGCTTTTGACCGGGCGATCACACATCTCAAACAGGTGGGAATGGCACCGTTTATCAATGCGAACCCCACACAGCTTTCCGGTGGACAGAAGCAGAGGGTTGCCATTGCAAGATCTCTCTGCATGAACCCGGAGGTCCTGCTTTTTGACGAACCGACCTCAGCCCTTGATCCGGAGATGGTAGGAGAAGTCTTAAATGTTATGAAAGAACTGGCAACCACAGGACTTACCATGATCATTGTAACCCATGAGATGGCGTTTGCCAGAGATGTTTCTACCAGAACGATTTTTATGGATCAGGGTTACATTGTGGAAGACGCACCTCCGGCAGAGCTGTTCAAAAATCCGAAAAACGCCCGTACCAGAGAGTTTTTAAGCAGATATCTGGCAGGATAG
- a CDS encoding AraC family transcriptional regulator — protein sequence MLGSKDIFLDRAKRELSVMQMNHCGIQECEKGHMWQFQARPYHLLHFVLQGEGSLKISGRMLNVHAGQAFFIPAGIEGKYIASLQNPWKYAWIGFYADNGNKFIDLLFGKNEILDLALSAKELEKEILSILSVMDKRLQDVAIYQEEDFPGEQFFSIRNFSASLEANSRMLHLFARLLETQGDIKKLTKEEKNLAKDAKNYMDRMYSRDIRIQDVAGILHVHPNYLSTLFRREYDQSPREYLRKVRMNQAKILLATTEYSISDISSDVGYTNPFQFSKVFKSCYGISPTEYRNMRQV from the coding sequence ATGCTTGGAAGTAAAGATATTTTTCTGGATCGGGCAAAGCGGGAATTGTCGGTTATGCAGATGAACCACTGCGGTATCCAGGAATGTGAAAAAGGACATATGTGGCAGTTTCAGGCCAGACCTTATCATCTGCTGCATTTTGTACTGCAGGGAGAAGGAAGCTTGAAAATCTCAGGCAGAATGCTGAATGTACATGCCGGACAGGCATTTTTTATACCAGCAGGAATAGAAGGAAAATACATAGCTTCCCTGCAGAACCCCTGGAAATATGCCTGGATCGGATTTTATGCAGACAACGGAAATAAATTTATTGATCTTCTATTTGGAAAAAACGAGATCCTGGATCTGGCGCTTTCGGCTAAAGAACTGGAAAAAGAAATCTTGTCGATTTTGTCAGTTATGGATAAAAGACTTCAGGATGTGGCCATTTATCAGGAAGAAGATTTTCCGGGAGAGCAGTTTTTCTCCATACGGAATTTTTCCGCATCCCTGGAGGCAAACAGCAGAATGCTGCATCTTTTTGCCAGGCTCCTTGAAACACAGGGCGATATAAAAAAGCTGACAAAAGAAGAAAAAAATCTGGCCAAGGATGCCAAAAACTATATGGACCGCATGTACAGCCGGGATATCCGGATCCAGGATGTGGCAGGAATCCTCCATGTACATCCAAACTATCTCAGCACATTGTTCCGCAGGGAATACGACCAGTCACCACGGGAATATCTCCGTAAAGTAAGGATGAATCAGGCAAAAATCCTGCTGGCCACTACAGAATATTCCATATCGGATATTTCCTCAGATGTGGGATATACAAATCCGTTTCAGTTTTCGAAGGTATTCAAAAGCTGCTATGGGATTTCACCTACAGAGTATCGAAATATGAGACAAGTGTAA
- a CDS encoding iron-containing alcohol dehydrogenase, whose translation MKRFTFSVPQNILFGEGVLKELPGAAGKLGGKHGFIISGPTLNRLGVVGQCEEILTQAGIAVSTFCDTEGNPSVETVERAAEAFRASGADFIVALGGGSPMDVAKAVGVVAKYGGSITEYEGADKVPGEIVPLIAIPTTAGTGSEVTAFSVITDHRRNYKLTVFSYKLIPAYALLDPLLLTSAPASVAAACGIDALIHAEESYVSLDASPFSEAMSEKAMELIGRSIRTYVADRSNLEAASDMLAGSLFAGIAFSWARLGNIHAMSHPVSAFFNVPHGVANGILFPYIVKYNEEAAFGKYRKIYNYISAEKKCESEFSKGMLEQAVRELNTQVGIPAKLSHAGVTDEYFAQMTEDAMKSGNIAVNPQKTVREDILALYKEAL comes from the coding sequence ATGAAAAGATTTACATTTTCTGTACCGCAGAATATTCTTTTTGGTGAAGGTGTATTAAAGGAGCTTCCCGGGGCAGCCGGGAAGCTTGGAGGAAAACATGGCTTTATCATTTCCGGCCCCACACTGAACAGACTTGGCGTAGTGGGGCAGTGTGAAGAAATCCTTACACAGGCCGGCATTGCAGTCAGCACCTTCTGTGATACAGAAGGAAATCCATCCGTGGAGACTGTGGAACGTGCAGCAGAAGCGTTCCGGGCAAGCGGAGCGGATTTTATTGTCGCTCTTGGTGGGGGTTCCCCTATGGATGTGGCAAAAGCTGTCGGTGTTGTGGCAAAATACGGCGGCAGCATCACAGAATATGAAGGTGCAGACAAGGTTCCTGGGGAGATCGTCCCGCTGATCGCCATTCCTACAACAGCAGGAACCGGTTCAGAGGTTACGGCTTTTTCTGTTATTACCGATCACAGACGAAATTACAAGCTTACAGTATTTTCCTATAAGCTGATCCCGGCTTATGCACTTCTGGATCCGCTGCTTCTCACCTCCGCACCGGCTTCGGTGGCAGCTGCCTGCGGGATCGATGCACTGATCCATGCAGAGGAATCTTACGTTTCTCTGGACGCATCCCCATTTTCCGAGGCCATGAGCGAAAAAGCAATGGAGCTGATCGGGCGGAGCATCCGCACCTACGTGGCAGACCGTAGCAATCTGGAAGCAGCTTCCGATATGCTGGCAGGCTCTCTGTTTGCCGGGATTGCTTTTTCATGGGCAAGACTTGGAAATATCCATGCCATGAGCCATCCGGTCAGTGCTTTTTTCAATGTGCCGCACGGTGTTGCAAACGGAATCTTGTTTCCGTATATCGTGAAATATAACGAAGAGGCAGCCTTCGGAAAATATCGGAAGATCTATAATTATATTTCCGCGGAAAAGAAATGTGAGTCTGAGTTTTCAAAAGGAATGCTGGAACAGGCAGTCCGTGAACTGAATACACAGGTTGGAATCCCTGCAAAATTATCCCACGCAGGGGTTACGGATGAGTATTTTGCGCAGATGACAGAGGATGCCATGAAAAGCGGAAACATTGCGGTGAATCCTCAGAAAACCGTTCGGGAGGATATCCTGGCACTGTATAAAGAGGCATTGTAA
- a CDS encoding cytidylate kinase-like family protein, giving the protein MENFIVTFARGFGTGGKEIASMLAKDLGIHCYENRILTLASQMSGLEEKLFLDINERIRNNGGFTGFLKGLPRSRQYIARNEKFVSDDRLFEYQSQIIRNLADQESCVIVGKCADYVLKGRKNVVSIYIEAPRAFCLARTMQRMKVSADVAAATIENTDKYRADYYKYYTKGNYWTNPVNYDMTLNSEKVGIAGCVKMIEEYLVMKGLITREQILSEQITKGEEKK; this is encoded by the coding sequence ATGGAAAATTTTATTGTAACTTTTGCAAGAGGTTTCGGAACAGGCGGAAAAGAGATCGCTTCCATGCTGGCAAAAGATCTGGGGATCCACTGTTATGAAAACCGTATACTGACGCTGGCGAGCCAAATGAGCGGACTGGAGGAAAAGCTGTTTCTGGATATCAATGAGCGGATCCGAAACAATGGAGGTTTTACCGGATTTCTTAAGGGTCTGCCCAGATCCAGACAGTATATTGCGAGAAATGAGAAGTTTGTTTCGGATGACCGTCTGTTTGAGTATCAGTCACAGATTATCCGGAACCTGGCAGATCAGGAATCCTGTGTGATCGTTGGAAAATGTGCGGACTATGTTCTGAAGGGCAGAAAAAATGTGGTCAGCATCTATATCGAAGCTCCACGTGCCTTCTGTCTGGCCCGTACCATGCAGCGGATGAAAGTATCTGCGGATGTGGCAGCAGCCACCATTGAGAATACAGATAAGTACAGGGCGGACTATTATAAATATTATACAAAAGGAAATTACTGGACTAATCCCGTCAATTACGATATGACGTTGAACAGTGAAAAAGTCGGAATTGCAGGATGCGTAAAGATGATTGAAGAATATCTGGTGATGAAGGGTCTGATCACGCGGGAACAGATCTTATCAGAACAGATCACAAAAGGGGAGGAAAAGAAATGA
- a CDS encoding ABC transporter permease — MNIKSLMYYRADFLMMTFFTLLSQVSNLAVVGIIYTNIPTVGGWSVWEILLLDGYLLFSEGWVNFFFQGSWKIAQMVNKSEIDRFLVRPLPAGMQMAASRIDFDGLNKMIIALGILSVGIKNCKINWTIIKILYFVVSLLTVSMIRFCMIWLASCMSFWMQGPKNSLNYLVLSVGEMAKYPLIIYPGLLKGIFGYIIPYAYISYYPADFLLGKKDMLPGCLLLFPVCIGMLWLSAVCLKRGLGRYESAGN, encoded by the coding sequence ATGAATATAAAATCCCTGATGTATTATCGGGCAGATTTTCTGATGATGACATTTTTTACATTGCTGTCCCAGGTATCAAATCTGGCTGTTGTTGGAATTATCTATACAAATATTCCCACAGTTGGCGGCTGGTCTGTATGGGAAATTTTATTGCTAGATGGATATCTGTTATTTTCAGAAGGATGGGTGAACTTTTTCTTTCAGGGATCCTGGAAAATTGCACAGATGGTAAATAAATCAGAAATCGACCGGTTTCTCGTAAGACCGCTTCCGGCAGGAATGCAGATGGCAGCTTCCAGGATTGATTTTGACGGATTAAATAAAATGATCATAGCACTGGGAATATTGTCAGTTGGAATAAAAAACTGTAAAATAAACTGGACGATCATAAAAATCCTGTATTTTGTGGTATCTCTGCTTACAGTATCTATGATCCGTTTTTGCATGATCTGGCTGGCAAGCTGTATGTCCTTCTGGATGCAGGGACCGAAAAATTCGTTAAATTATCTGGTTCTTTCTGTAGGAGAGATGGCGAAATATCCACTTATCATATACCCGGGATTACTGAAAGGAATCTTTGGATATATCATACCTTACGCATATATCAGCTATTATCCGGCGGACTTTCTGTTAGGAAAAAAGGACATGCTGCCAGGATGTCTGTTACTGTTTCCTGTTTGCATAGGGATGCTGTGGTTATCGGCAGTGTGCCTGAAACGTGGACTGGGAAGATATGAAAGTGCCGGGAATTAA
- a CDS encoding transporter substrate-binding domain-containing protein has protein sequence MKKNLLGKMVITGIISAAMLASTAASTWAADKSDKDVLRVGMECAYAPFNWTQDTDTTPDGSKAEPIYGSDYYAYGYDVAVAQKLADQLGMKLEIHKVEWSSIGISMDAGDYDCIIAGMGKTAEREKSYAFTEPYYYRDNCIVVKAGGKYDDVKGLSDLAGTGCKVTTQLGTGWVPLLDQIDGAEQSGNYETTSECFMAISNGVADVCVVDVPTAESAALTNKDLKIINLDEKDTFKNDDEMVNVCIATRKDDTELRDKLQGAMDDIGWNDKEKMDELMDTVLTQQPAAN, from the coding sequence ATGAAAAAAAATCTTTTAGGCAAAATGGTGATCACAGGTATTATTTCCGCAGCAATGTTAGCATCTACAGCAGCTTCCACATGGGCAGCAGACAAATCAGATAAGGATGTGTTAAGGGTTGGCATGGAATGTGCCTATGCACCATTCAACTGGACCCAGGATACAGATACAACTCCGGACGGAAGCAAGGCAGAACCTATTTACGGCAGTGATTATTACGCATATGGCTACGATGTGGCAGTAGCTCAGAAGCTTGCAGATCAGCTTGGAATGAAGCTGGAGATCCATAAGGTTGAGTGGTCCTCCATTGGAATCTCCATGGATGCCGGCGATTATGACTGTATCATCGCTGGCATGGGAAAAACGGCAGAAAGAGAAAAATCATATGCATTTACAGAACCATATTATTACAGAGATAACTGTATCGTGGTAAAGGCAGGAGGCAAATATGACGATGTCAAAGGTCTTTCCGATCTTGCAGGAACAGGCTGCAAGGTTACCACACAGCTTGGAACCGGATGGGTACCGCTTCTGGATCAGATCGACGGTGCAGAGCAGTCCGGAAACTATGAGACAACATCAGAGTGCTTTATGGCAATCTCCAACGGAGTTGCAGATGTCTGCGTTGTAGATGTTCCTACAGCAGAATCAGCAGCACTGACAAACAAGGATCTGAAGATCATCAACCTGGATGAGAAGGACACCTTTAAAAATGATGATGAAATGGTCAATGTCTGCATCGCAACAAGAAAAGATGATACAGAGCTGAGAGATAAGCTGCAGGGTGCCATGGATGACATCGGCTGGAACGATAAAGAGAAAATGGATGAGCTGATGGATACTGTTCTGACACAGCAGCCGGCAGCGAACTAG
- a CDS encoding ABC transporter permease: protein MRKYLALIKGGFLEGIAYKENFLTGLLANFIQVVVFYYVWKSIFLYHTEINGYTWKIMKKYVIVSFLCNSTFSFGFEMQTANSIISGNIITDLLKPLSYRSLTFFKAVGTAGMEFLITFLWCGIFLVMCNGMQNIEMWRVLLLLFSILLGMGIKFNIQHIFSMLCFYTDNAYGVVKGREVLTNFCSGALVPLALFPGFLQKIVMIMPFSGIVYIPCCIFDGIFCWQKCWEALLFQSVWNVILFAFGSILWKKASSVIALYGG from the coding sequence ATGAGAAAATATCTGGCACTGATAAAAGGGGGATTTTTGGAAGGAATTGCTTATAAAGAAAATTTCCTGACCGGTTTGCTTGCAAATTTTATTCAGGTTGTAGTTTTTTACTATGTATGGAAAAGTATTTTTTTATATCATACGGAGATTAATGGATATACATGGAAAATTATGAAAAAATATGTGATCGTTTCTTTTTTGTGCAATAGTACATTTTCTTTTGGATTTGAAATGCAGACAGCCAACAGTATTATCAGTGGAAATATAATCACAGATTTGTTGAAACCGCTGAGTTACCGAAGTTTGACTTTTTTTAAAGCTGTTGGAACAGCAGGAATGGAATTTCTGATCACATTTTTATGGTGCGGTATTTTCCTGGTAATGTGTAACGGAATGCAGAATATAGAGATGTGGCGAGTTCTTCTGCTGCTTTTTTCCATACTTTTGGGAATGGGAATCAAATTTAACATCCAACATATATTTTCCATGCTCTGTTTTTATACAGATAATGCATATGGTGTTGTAAAAGGGAGAGAAGTTTTGACAAATTTCTGTTCTGGAGCTTTGGTTCCGCTGGCATTGTTTCCTGGATTTTTGCAGAAAATTGTTATGATTATGCCCTTTTCAGGGATTGTATATATTCCATGCTGCATATTTGACGGAATATTTTGCTGGCAGAAATGCTGGGAAGCACTTTTGTTCCAGAGCGTGTGGAATGTAATATTATTTGCATTTGGAAGCATCTTATGGAAAAAAGCCTCTTCCGTTATCGCATTATATGGAGGTTAA
- a CDS encoding sensor histidine kinase, with protein MKKITGKLSLQWRLTLITALLMTVTCILMYFFISQSAVAGMEDLGDYMIRIDNTDSAPITFNMNPSVLFPELSNQLQLTKKLFLTKGLMVTGIIILLSSICTYFISRQALLPLRRLSQEVNKIEAQNLSKTLEVPATNDEISRLTISFNKMLARLDEAFTAQKQFSANAAHELRTPLAVIQTNLEVFARRETPALKDYQEIFAMLQEQTGRLSHLAEILLDMTGVQTVERSERISLAALTDEVFCDLASVAEQKDVELIQQEGDCIITGSYLLLYRAVYNLVENAIKYNHSGGKVTVNIHLSEEITDTSASVNYVFLEVSDTGIGIPPEYQEKIFTPFFRVDKSRSRAMGGAGLGLALVSEIVRQHNGQVKVLESSKKGSVIAIMLPV; from the coding sequence ATGAAAAAAATAACCGGAAAGCTTTCTCTTCAATGGCGTCTGACACTGATCACTGCGCTGCTTATGACAGTCACCTGCATTCTGATGTATTTTTTTATCAGCCAGTCCGCAGTTGCCGGAATGGAGGATCTGGGAGATTACATGATACGGATCGATAACACTGATTCTGCTCCCATCACCTTTAATATGAATCCCTCCGTCTTATTTCCGGAGCTTTCCAATCAGCTGCAGCTAACAAAAAAGCTTTTTCTCACCAAAGGACTCATGGTAACAGGAATCATCATCCTTCTCAGCAGTATCTGCACATATTTTATCAGCCGTCAGGCATTACTTCCTCTTCGCAGGCTCAGCCAGGAGGTGAACAAAATAGAGGCCCAGAACCTTTCGAAGACTCTTGAAGTTCCTGCTACCAATGACGAGATTTCCCGCCTGACAATTTCATTTAACAAAATGCTCGCACGCCTGGATGAAGCTTTTACTGCCCAGAAGCAGTTTTCTGCCAATGCAGCCCATGAGCTGAGGACTCCTCTTGCTGTTATCCAGACAAATCTGGAGGTCTTTGCCCGCAGGGAAACACCTGCTTTAAAAGATTATCAGGAGATTTTTGCCATGCTCCAGGAACAGACCGGGCGACTTTCCCATCTGGCTGAAATCCTCCTAGATATGACCGGTGTACAGACTGTTGAACGTTCCGAAAGGATCTCTCTGGCAGCACTGACTGATGAGGTTTTCTGCGACCTGGCTTCCGTAGCGGAACAGAAGGATGTTGAACTGATCCAGCAGGAGGGAGACTGCATCATTACCGGAAGCTATCTGCTGCTGTATCGCGCTGTGTACAATCTTGTGGAAAATGCGATCAAATACAATCACTCCGGTGGAAAAGTAACCGTAAATATCCATCTTTCCGAAGAAATAACAGATACATCCGCATCTGTCAATTACGTCTTTCTTGAAGTCTCTGATACCGGAATCGGCATTCCTCCCGAATATCAGGAAAAAATCTTCACCCCGTTTTTCCGTGTGGACAAATCAAGAAGCCGTGCTATGGGAGGTGCCGGCCTGGGACTTGCACTTGTCAGTGAAATTGTCAGACAGCATAACGGACAGGTAAAAGTACTGGAAAGCAGCAAAAAAGGCAGCGTGATCGCAATCATGCTGCCAGTCTGA
- a CDS encoding response regulator transcription factor: MHILIIEDEQQLCQSIAEGLRMDGYEADTCFDGDEGLELCLVENYDLILLDLNLPGVDGLEILRQFRESDTSTPVLILSARGQIQDKVEGLDLGANDYLTKPFHFEELEARIRSLTRRKFIQQDVCLQCGRISFDTRTRKASIDGLPLSLTRKESSLLEYFLLHQNRIISPEEMIEHIWDGSVNSLSNSIRVHISSLRKKLRTALGFDPIQNKIGQGYILTEDIQ; the protein is encoded by the coding sequence ATGCATATATTGATAATCGAAGATGAACAGCAGCTCTGCCAGTCTATTGCGGAGGGACTTCGTATGGATGGCTATGAAGCGGACACATGTTTTGACGGGGATGAAGGACTGGAATTATGTCTTGTGGAAAATTATGATCTCATCCTTCTTGATCTGAATCTTCCAGGCGTTGATGGTCTGGAAATCCTGCGCCAGTTTCGGGAATCCGATACTTCCACTCCTGTTTTGATCCTCTCTGCCAGAGGACAGATCCAGGATAAGGTTGAAGGGCTTGATCTCGGTGCCAATGACTATCTCACAAAACCTTTTCATTTTGAAGAACTGGAGGCACGGATCCGAAGTCTGACACGAAGAAAATTCATCCAGCAGGATGTGTGTCTGCAATGCGGACGTATCAGCTTTGATACCCGTACAAGAAAGGCCAGTATCGATGGACTCCCCCTTTCTCTGACCCGAAAGGAAAGTTCTCTTCTGGAATATTTCCTTCTTCATCAGAACCGTATCATAAGCCCGGAAGAAATGATCGAGCATATCTGGGACGGAAGCGTCAACAGTCTCAGCAATTCCATTCGTGTCCACATTTCTTCTCTTCGAAAAAAACTGCGCACTGCTCTCGGCTTTGATCCAATACAGAATAAGATCGGCCAGGGTTACATTTTAACGGAGGATATACAATGA
- a CDS encoding ABC transporter ATP-binding protein encodes MDSIEVKNLYKKYKISQRQEGFIGMVKYLFHPQYKEKEAVKGISFSIQQGECVAFLGANGAGKSTTIKMLTGIMKPTDGKISVMGNDPFRERIRNGGKIGVVFGQKTQLWWDISVKDSFELLHSIYEIPDNVYGENLDLFKKILELEEFMDQPARKLSLGQRVRADIAAALLHDPPVLFLDEPTIGLDVAVKQKVYQFLQYINKEKKTTILLTSHDLKDMEWLCRRLIILEKGEILFDDEITKIFDDYPEAETLEEIVIELFNGNTKN; translated from the coding sequence ATGGATAGCATAGAGGTTAAAAATCTGTACAAAAAATATAAGATTTCACAGCGGCAGGAAGGTTTTATCGGAATGGTGAAATACTTATTCCATCCCCAATATAAAGAGAAGGAAGCTGTAAAAGGAATTTCTTTTTCCATACAGCAGGGTGAATGTGTAGCTTTCCTTGGTGCAAACGGGGCAGGAAAATCAACGACCATTAAAATGCTTACAGGGATCATGAAACCGACAGACGGAAAGATTTCCGTTATGGGAAATGATCCATTCAGGGAACGGATCAGAAATGGCGGGAAGATAGGCGTTGTGTTTGGTCAGAAGACACAGTTGTGGTGGGATATTTCGGTAAAAGATTCTTTTGAACTGCTGCATAGTATTTATGAAATCCCGGACAATGTTTATGGAGAAAATCTGGATCTGTTTAAGAAAATCCTGGAACTGGAAGAATTTATGGACCAGCCGGCAAGAAAGCTGTCCCTGGGACAGCGAGTAAGGGCAGATATAGCAGCAGCTCTTTTACATGATCCGCCGGTTTTATTTCTGGATGAACCAACAATAGGGCTGGATGTGGCAGTCAAACAGAAAGTATATCAGTTTTTACAATACATAAATAAAGAAAAAAAGACCACGATTTTGCTGACAAGCCATGATCTGAAAGATATGGAATGGCTGTGCCGGAGACTTATCATTCTGGAAAAAGGAGAAATTTTATTTGATGATGAAATAACAAAAATATTTGATGATTATCCGGAAGCAGAAACACTGGAAGAAATTGTTATTGAACTGTTCAATGGAAATACGAAGAATTAA